A window of Cohnella herbarum contains these coding sequences:
- a CDS encoding spore germination protein, with protein sequence MSNVPSVYEPISPNLTESRARIEAIFSDCHDLTIKEWSYGRDLEYTSVGILLDTLSQNYRTTYMSALIQDLSPLLGALDKTLTPDKLARYWEAQGVSTHSAHLLDSIEQVTKSLTDGNVVFLLDGWDRAIGCEMPGVQTRSVSEPTMEPVVFGPHNSTIEDLKTNIGLLRALIKTPKLKFKLLHAGEYSRRDIVYGYLSDTVPPEDLKLFEQRLSGIEDKEILDTTYLEEWVEESVFTPFPQVRYTERPDVATSALLTGKIIVLVQGSPTMMICPGLFIDFFSTSEDYYQRTVFSTLIRWLRVIAFIMAITLPSLYVALSTFHTELIPTVLLLAILDTREKIPFPAFVEALLMEFFFELLREAGIRLPRPIGSAVSIVGALVIGQAAIQAKIASPIMVIVVALTGIASFAMPQYNLAIALRVLRFPLMILAATLGGFGLMIGYFLILLHLTKLKSLSQEYLTGFTPLDWSRMLSSVIFRQPIRSMLKKARPGSGGSR encoded by the coding sequence ATGTCTAATGTTCCTAGCGTGTATGAACCCATATCACCAAACCTGACGGAATCCCGCGCCCGCATCGAAGCGATCTTCTCCGATTGCCACGATCTCACGATCAAGGAATGGAGTTACGGTCGTGATTTGGAATATACTTCCGTCGGTATTTTACTCGATACTTTGTCTCAAAATTATCGAACCACATATATGAGCGCATTGATTCAAGATCTATCGCCTTTGCTCGGCGCGCTAGATAAGACTCTGACCCCGGACAAGCTGGCCCGATATTGGGAAGCGCAAGGGGTGTCCACCCATTCCGCCCACCTGCTTGACTCCATCGAGCAAGTCACGAAGAGTCTCACGGACGGTAACGTCGTCTTTTTGCTGGACGGCTGGGATCGGGCGATTGGCTGCGAGATGCCGGGAGTACAGACGAGAAGTGTCTCCGAGCCAACGATGGAGCCGGTCGTCTTCGGTCCGCATAACAGTACGATCGAAGATCTAAAGACGAACATCGGCCTGCTCCGGGCGCTGATAAAGACGCCTAAACTGAAGTTCAAGTTGTTGCATGCCGGTGAGTACTCCCGCCGCGATATCGTATATGGGTACTTGAGCGATACGGTGCCGCCGGAGGATCTGAAGCTGTTCGAGCAGCGGCTCTCCGGTATTGAGGACAAAGAGATTCTCGATACGACCTACTTGGAAGAGTGGGTTGAGGAATCCGTATTCACCCCTTTCCCTCAAGTCAGGTATACGGAACGGCCGGACGTGGCGACCTCCGCGCTTTTGACTGGGAAGATCATTGTGCTGGTCCAAGGCTCCCCTACCATGATGATCTGCCCGGGGTTATTCATCGATTTCTTTTCCACGAGCGAGGACTATTATCAGAGAACCGTATTTTCGACTCTTATCCGCTGGCTTCGGGTGATCGCCTTCATCATGGCGATTACGCTACCCAGCCTGTATGTCGCGCTATCCACGTTTCACACCGAGCTGATCCCTACGGTACTGCTCCTGGCCATTCTTGACACGCGGGAGAAAATCCCGTTTCCCGCGTTCGTTGAAGCGCTTTTGATGGAGTTTTTTTTCGAGCTGCTCCGGGAGGCTGGGATCCGACTGCCTCGTCCGATCGGTTCCGCCGTTAGCATCGTCGGTGCCCTCGTCATTGGACAGGCGGCAATCCAGGCGAAGATCGCTTCGCCGATCATGGTCATCGTCGTCGCGCTAACCGGAATCGCGTCCTTTGCGATGCCTCAGTACAACTTGGCGATCGCATTGCGCGTCCTTCGATTTCCGCTCATGATCTTGGCCGCTACGTTAGGCGGATTCGGTCTGATGATCGGCTATTTCCTTATCTTGCTTCATCTGACCAAGCTGAAGTCGCTGTCCCAAGAGTACTTGACCGGGTTCACGCCGTTGGACTGGAGCCGGATGCTGAGCAGCGTGATTTTCCGTCAGCCGATCCGTTCCATGCTGAAGAAAGCCCGACCCGGATCCGGAGGCAGCCGATGA
- a CDS encoding Ger(x)C family spore germination protein translates to MIRSPCTALAFIALVLLTGCWNKYELTEWAFVQAVAVDLSEDDRIRLTTQFYKPGGSLEGATKSSESFNIRTEGDNMSEAISNIANELGRVAQWGHIRIVLVSEKIAENQNIKGILDYFLRDHEPRETAQFAITKGPASDYLNRKPYIESTIGQQLREISQSSKRITGMSKQMNLLQVAIALKSQTGIAVLPYMASSGGAKDPVMMNGVAIFRDYSIVKPGIPAGSAEYLLMLRDEYERGVVIYPCEENPKAKKDTFEHVMVSSSTKVEPKGESVAVRINLLLTGGYGELRCSKVRQASDETRIKQKITEYVERELQKEIASMQARQLDLLNIGDALYRRHPALWLKWKSTWGKRLSQATFQIKVEIQMTNTGLTKPLPYGSQED, encoded by the coding sequence ATGATCCGATCCCCCTGCACAGCGCTGGCCTTCATAGCGCTTGTGCTCCTTACCGGCTGCTGGAATAAGTACGAACTGACGGAATGGGCTTTCGTACAGGCCGTCGCCGTCGATCTGTCAGAGGATGACCGTATCCGGCTGACGACCCAATTTTATAAACCTGGCGGCAGCCTTGAGGGGGCAACTAAATCGTCGGAGAGTTTTAACATCCGCACCGAGGGCGACAATATGTCGGAAGCGATCTCAAACATCGCCAATGAGCTCGGCCGCGTCGCCCAGTGGGGACACATTCGCATTGTACTGGTCAGCGAAAAAATCGCTGAGAATCAGAACATAAAAGGCATATTGGACTATTTCCTTCGGGATCACGAACCTCGGGAAACTGCGCAGTTCGCTATTACGAAGGGGCCAGCTAGCGACTATTTGAATCGCAAGCCCTATATCGAGAGTACGATTGGCCAACAGCTGCGAGAAATTAGCCAATCATCAAAACGGATAACGGGGATGTCAAAACAGATGAATTTGCTCCAGGTCGCGATCGCCCTGAAAAGCCAGACCGGGATCGCCGTCTTGCCGTATATGGCCTCGTCAGGCGGAGCGAAAGACCCCGTGATGATGAATGGCGTGGCCATCTTCCGTGACTACTCCATCGTCAAGCCGGGAATACCGGCCGGGAGCGCCGAATACTTGCTCATGCTGCGAGATGAGTATGAACGAGGAGTCGTGATATATCCTTGCGAAGAAAATCCAAAGGCAAAAAAAGACACCTTCGAACATGTGATGGTATCCAGCTCTACAAAGGTCGAACCTAAAGGCGAATCAGTAGCGGTCCGGATAAATCTTTTATTGACAGGCGGATATGGAGAACTGCGATGCTCAAAGGTCCGTCAAGCGAGCGATGAAACCCGTATCAAGCAAAAAATCACCGAGTATGTCGAACGGGAGTTACAGAAGGAAATCGCCTCGATGCAAGCCCGTCAGCTTGATCTTTTGAATATCGGCGATGCCTTGTATCGCCGTCATCCCGCCTTATGGTTGAAGTGGAAGAGCACTTGGGGGAAGCGGCTGTCTCAAGCGACCTTCCAGATCAAAGTGGAGATTCAAATGACCAATACGGGACTTACGAAGCCATTGCCCTACGGCAGTCAGGAGGATTAA
- a CDS encoding GerAB/ArcD/ProY family transporter, which produces MKTDNMISPLQMTVLLVVYMTGSTILFVPSTLLAQSGNAFWLAMLVSGVFGCLPLGCMLYLHRRFPGETLIEGGIRTIGYPVTVLLMVPYIVFMVLLQAYIYFSIGAFFTTTMMRDTPVFIFNGLIAMISALTVRAGALVMARMFVLLSFLLIGVIILVLVFNMENYHLDYLLPVLPMGIKPVFHSAYLTSGFIYGDFLVFAFVFAYLRPKEGKTATKPIFLGYLINWLLISCVSLCILMALGPLTNEYQYPLFILSRLISIQEIFERLESIIGMSMMAGSYMKATITLFALNTALTRLLKQKDDGQFVYPLALLGMILSLTVVRNEADFGNVLLTWPMLTFTVSLTLYVFTLIAHFRKRETKN; this is translated from the coding sequence ATGAAGACTGACAATATGATCTCTCCCTTGCAGATGACTGTGCTGCTTGTCGTATATATGACCGGCTCAACCATTTTATTCGTTCCGTCCACTTTGCTCGCGCAGTCCGGCAACGCATTTTGGCTGGCGATGCTCGTATCAGGCGTATTCGGATGCCTTCCTCTCGGGTGCATGCTTTATCTGCACCGGCGATTTCCTGGCGAAACCTTAATTGAAGGCGGGATCCGGACGATCGGCTACCCGGTTACCGTTTTGTTGATGGTGCCTTATATCGTCTTCATGGTATTGCTGCAAGCGTACATTTACTTTTCCATCGGAGCGTTTTTTACGACTACGATGATGCGCGATACACCAGTGTTTATCTTCAATGGCCTCATCGCCATGATCTCCGCTTTGACGGTGAGAGCGGGAGCACTCGTCATGGCGCGCATGTTCGTGCTGCTCAGCTTTCTTCTGATTGGCGTAATTATCTTGGTCCTGGTGTTCAATATGGAGAACTACCATCTCGACTACTTGCTTCCCGTCCTGCCAATGGGGATCAAGCCGGTATTCCATAGCGCGTATCTTACGAGCGGCTTCATCTACGGAGACTTCCTGGTCTTCGCCTTTGTATTCGCTTACTTGCGTCCCAAAGAGGGGAAGACCGCAACCAAACCGATTTTCCTGGGATATTTGATCAATTGGCTGCTGATTTCATGCGTCTCCTTGTGCATCCTCATGGCGCTTGGCCCCTTAACGAACGAATACCAGTATCCGTTATTCATCCTTTCCCGGCTGATCAGCATCCAGGAGATCTTTGAGAGGCTGGAATCGATCATCGGCATGTCGATGATGGCCGGCTCCTATATGAAAGCAACAATCACGCTGTTCGCCCTCAATACGGCGCTTACGCGACTATTGAAGCAAAAGGACGACGGCCAGTTCGTATACCCCCTCGCGCTGCTCGGAATGATCCTGTCGCTTACCGTCGTGAGGAACGAGGCCGACTTCGGGAACGTGCTGTTAACCTGGCCGATGCTGACGTTCACCGTGAGTCTGACCCTCTATGTCTTCACGTTGATCGCTCACTTCAGGAAACGCGAAACCAAAAACTAA